The genomic region CCGAGGCGCCCGACGCCGGGCATCTGCACCTGTCCGCGTACACCCTGCTGGATGCCGGGTCGCGCGGGGCCGGGCTGCGGGCGCTGGCCGCCGCCCGCGAGCGCGGGCTCACCACCAGCGTCGACGCGGCCTCCGCGGCGCCCCTGCGGCGGGTCGGGGCGGCGGCCTTCCTGGCCTGGGTACGCGATGTCGACCTGCTGCTGGTCAACGCCGACGAGGCGACCGTGCTGGCCGGTGGGCTGGACCCGGCGGCCCAGGCGCGGGTGCTGTCGGCGACGGCCCGCCGGGTCGTGGTGAAGCGGGGGGCGGCCGGCGCGGTGTGGGTGGACCGGACGGCAACGGTCAGCGTGGCCCCGGCCCGGCGGGTGGCGGTGGTGGACGTCACCGGCGCCGGGGACGCCTTCGCGGCGGGTCTGCTGACCGCGTGGCTGGGCGGGGCCGAGCCGCAGGCCGCGCTGGCCCGGGCCGGCGACCTCGGCGCGCTCGCGGTCGCCACCGTCGGCGCCCGCCCGACCCGCTGACGCCGGGATCAGGGTTCGGCGTCGATGACCTTGTGGGGGCGCTCCTCGGCGGTGAGGCTCATCGGCGGGGCCTCGTCGCGGTGCTGGTGGTGGAACCGGTTGGCCAGCCGGTGCTCCTCCTTCGGCGGCCGGTCGTTGGCCAGCAGCACCGCCAGCCATGGGATGAGCACCATGCCCAGGGCGCAGAGCGACAGCCAGAGCCAGAGCAGGGGGGGCTGCGCGCCCACCAGGATCGCGCCCACGACCAGGCACGCGACCCGGATCCCCATCATCAGCACATAGCGTCGCTGACGAGTGGTGAGCTGATCGTCCTGGCTGCGTGAGGCGTCGGTGATCAGAATCGGCTGGTACGCCTGACGCTTCACCACGGACCTCCTCGAGGGGATTACGCCCCATCCTGTCACTCACCTGCCGTGATCAGCGAGCTTCGACGCAGCAGCGGTCCGTGTTACGTGCGTGGTACGCTCCCGTCGTGGGCAGCAGGTTCAGCTTCACCGACGAAGCCTTGGCCAACCTGAAGGTCTACGACGTCACACCGGGGGAAGTCTGGGAGGCGCTGCACAGCGCCCGGCGGGTCATCCGCCACCTGGGCGACGACGTGATGGTCGTCTACGCCGCCGCCCGGCGGGGCCGCCGGCTGGCCGTGCTGCTCGCCGAGGCCGACGGCACCGACAACGACTGGGACATCCTCTCCGCCCGCGAGCTTAGCGACGTCGAGTCCAAGCGCTACGACGAGGCCGTGCGGAGATCTCGCCGATGAGGAGGCGGTGACGATGCACCGTAACGACGCGACCAAGCAGTTCCACAGCGGCGACGACCGGCTCGCGGAGCTGATCGACGAGAGTCAGCCGGTGGAGCTGCCGACCCCCGACACCGACGTGCCGATGGTGAGCCGGTCGGTGCGGCTGCCGCTGGAGACGTACGAACGGGTGCGGGCGGCGGCCGACGCGCGCGGCATCGGGGTGACCACCCTGATGCGGCAGTGGATCGAGGCGGGCCTGGCCGACCTGGACGACTCGGCCACCGTCTCGCTCGCCGACGT from Micromonospora sp. WMMD812 harbors:
- a CDS encoding DUF3099 domain-containing protein codes for the protein MKRQAYQPILITDASRSQDDQLTTRQRRYVLMMGIRVACLVVGAILVGAQPPLLWLWLSLCALGMVLIPWLAVLLANDRPPKEEHRLANRFHHQHRDEAPPMSLTAEERPHKVIDAEP
- a CDS encoding PfkB family carbohydrate kinase, which produces MSRASRVVIVGDVITDVVAVLSGPLATGSDTPAEIRFGGGGQAANTAAWIAAQGVAVTLVGAVGDDAAGRDRVAELSDGGVDCAVDRVGGAATGTVVVLAADGERTMVTERGANLRLTAAHVERALAEAPDAGHLHLSAYTLLDAGSRGAGLRALAAARERGLTTSVDAASAAPLRRVGAAAFLAWVRDVDLLLVNADEATVLAGGLDPAAQARVLSATARRVVVKRGAAGAVWVDRTATVSVAPARRVAVVDVTGAGDAFAAGLLTAWLGGAEPQAALARAGDLGALAVATVGARPTR